The Paraflavitalea devenefica genome contains a region encoding:
- a CDS encoding nitrate reductase, protein MNESYKTTCCYCGVGCGIIVNKEKNGSLRVEGDPHHPVNKGMLCSKGMNLHYTVMDTSDRLLYPEMRYSRHQPRQRVTWEEALDRTAAVFKTLIQKYGPDSVAFYASGQCLTEEYYVINKLIKGFIGSNNIDTNSRLCMSSAVVGYKMALGEDSVPISYDDIELADCILVAGANPAWCHPILWRRVEAAKAANPNLKIIVSDPRKTQTCSLANVHLQLNPGTDVVLHHAIGRCLIEEDRIDHDFIQHHSEGFEKYRHTVFERSVAEAAVICGVEEEAIRLAASYIGKAKGFITMWTMGLNQSVIGVNKNLSLINLNLITGHIGKPGSGPFSLTGQPNAMGGREVGGLSNLLPAHRDLLNASHREEVEKFWGGGKIAPKPGLTATEMFEALNDGRLKAIWILCTNPLISLPDVRMAEEGLKKAKFVVVQDVSNRPETLQYADVVLPAAAWTEKEGTMTNSERRISYLQKVVDAPGEALPDAEIICRFAQKMGYKGFDYNSFADIYKEHAALTAGTRIDISDLNYDILKAKRSVQWPYNKVMNGHGTPRLFTDKQFYTPSGKAIIHSFPDSNESEMPDDDFPLILTTGRIRDQWHTMSKTGKVNKLNQHIAESFLEIHPDDALTRNIRDNEVVVINSRRGEVRVKAKLTTDIKPGVVFLPMHWGKVLNNDLNRANNLTNNLVDPKSKEPDFKFSAVQVTRYQKPKQKIIVIGAGAGACGFVKSYRALNTEDEIVVFSKENFPFYNRVMLPDYISGVQEWNQLVKMTDQEEYDYNITLHRGVSIEHIDRAAKTVTDSHGHTHQYDLLLMATGSRAALLRDIPNLPGIFTMRSRVDADNFKNHVDPANGKVVIVGGGLLGIELAASLREVNVEVTVIQRISRLMDRQLDPLGSQLLHEELTDKGIDIYYNDEIERFLGSQQIEGIRLKSGLMINCQAIVIAIGTVPNIELARASGLDCKRGVVVDEYLRTNDPNVYAIGEIAEFKGFLYGITAAAEQQAEIVARYLAGDISKYYDGSLLMNILKMHGTDLVSLGLAECPADPGYEEVVFIDKAKRYYKKCIIYNDRLVGAILIGDKSEFLEFRDLIQNKMELSEKRLQLLRSGKKAEAAIGKLVCSCGNIGEGNIVNKIKEGCTELKALCQASGAGLGCGSCRPEVQAILEKQLQTQEALPITE, encoded by the coding sequence ATGAATGAATCGTATAAAACAACCTGTTGTTATTGTGGCGTAGGCTGCGGCATTATTGTGAACAAGGAAAAGAATGGCAGCCTGCGGGTGGAAGGAGATCCTCATCACCCGGTAAATAAAGGTATGCTCTGCAGCAAGGGCATGAACCTGCATTATACCGTGATGGATACCAGCGACAGGTTATTGTATCCCGAAATGCGGTACAGCCGTCACCAGCCCCGGCAGCGGGTTACCTGGGAGGAGGCGCTGGACAGAACAGCAGCCGTATTCAAAACCCTTATCCAGAAGTATGGTCCCGATAGCGTAGCTTTTTATGCATCGGGGCAATGTCTAACAGAAGAATATTATGTGATCAATAAGCTCATCAAGGGTTTTATTGGCAGCAACAATATTGATACCAACTCCCGCCTGTGCATGAGCAGCGCAGTAGTGGGTTATAAAATGGCGCTGGGAGAAGACAGTGTTCCTATCAGCTATGATGATATAGAACTCGCTGATTGTATCCTGGTGGCAGGCGCCAATCCGGCCTGGTGTCATCCCATCTTATGGCGGCGTGTGGAAGCGGCCAAAGCGGCCAATCCCAACCTGAAGATCATTGTAAGCGATCCCCGCAAAACACAAACCTGCTCCCTCGCCAATGTGCACCTGCAACTGAACCCCGGCACCGATGTGGTGTTGCACCATGCCATTGGCCGCTGCCTGATAGAGGAAGACCGCATAGACCATGATTTCATTCAGCATCACTCGGAAGGATTTGAAAAATACCGGCATACCGTATTTGAGCGCAGTGTGGCCGAAGCAGCCGTGATCTGTGGCGTGGAAGAAGAAGCCATCCGCCTGGCTGCTTCTTATATCGGCAAGGCCAAAGGGTTCATTACCATGTGGACCATGGGGCTCAACCAAAGTGTGATCGGCGTAAACAAGAACCTCAGCCTGATCAACCTCAACCTTATCACCGGCCATATCGGCAAACCCGGCTCGGGGCCTTTCTCTTTAACGGGACAACCCAATGCCATGGGAGGCCGTGAAGTAGGCGGACTTTCCAATTTATTGCCGGCCCACCGTGATCTGCTCAATGCTTCCCACCGGGAGGAAGTAGAAAAATTCTGGGGAGGCGGCAAGATAGCCCCCAAACCGGGACTCACGGCTACAGAGATGTTCGAGGCATTGAATGATGGACGGTTAAAAGCCATCTGGATACTGTGCACCAATCCCCTCATCAGTCTGCCCGATGTACGCATGGCAGAAGAAGGCCTGAAGAAAGCAAAATTTGTAGTGGTGCAGGATGTGAGCAACCGGCCCGAAACCCTGCAATATGCCGATGTGGTATTGCCTGCCGCCGCCTGGACGGAGAAGGAAGGCACGATGACCAATTCGGAGCGCCGCATCAGCTACCTGCAAAAAGTGGTGGACGCCCCCGGTGAAGCCCTGCCCGATGCGGAGATCATTTGCCGCTTTGCCCAAAAGATGGGCTACAAAGGATTTGACTACAACAGTTTTGCAGATATCTACAAAGAGCATGCAGCTTTAACAGCCGGTACCCGCATTGACATCAGCGACCTGAACTATGACATATTAAAAGCAAAACGCAGTGTACAATGGCCGTACAATAAAGTCATGAACGGTCATGGCACCCCGCGCCTGTTTACCGATAAGCAATTCTATACGCCTTCGGGCAAAGCCATCATCCATTCATTCCCCGACAGCAATGAATCGGAAATGCCCGATGATGACTTCCCCCTCATCCTCACCACCGGCCGTATACGCGATCAATGGCATACCATGAGTAAAACGGGCAAGGTCAACAAATTGAATCAACACATTGCCGAATCATTCCTGGAGATACACCCCGATGATGCGCTGACCCGCAATATCCGCGACAATGAAGTGGTGGTGATCAACAGCCGCCGCGGTGAAGTAAGGGTGAAAGCCAAACTAACTACCGATATTAAACCGGGCGTGGTATTCCTGCCCATGCACTGGGGTAAGGTATTGAACAACGACTTGAACCGGGCCAATAACCTCACCAATAACCTGGTAGACCCTAAGAGTAAAGAGCCTGATTTTAAGTTCAGTGCCGTACAGGTAACACGCTATCAAAAGCCAAAGCAAAAGATCATCGTGATTGGTGCGGGCGCCGGCGCCTGTGGTTTTGTAAAGAGCTACCGGGCGTTGAATACGGAAGATGAGATCGTGGTGTTCAGCAAAGAGAACTTCCCTTTCTATAACCGCGTGATGCTGCCCGATTATATCAGCGGTGTACAGGAATGGAACCAGTTGGTGAAAATGACCGACCAGGAAGAATATGATTATAACATTACCCTGCATCGCGGTGTAAGCATTGAGCATATTGACCGGGCCGCCAAAACAGTTACCGACAGCCATGGCCACACCCATCAGTATGACCTGTTACTCATGGCTACCGGCAGCCGCGCTGCCCTCCTGCGTGACATCCCCAACCTGCCCGGCATCTTCACCATGCGCAGCCGGGTAGATGCAGACAACTTTAAGAACCACGTTGATCCGGCCAATGGCAAAGTAGTGATTGTAGGTGGAGGCTTATTAGGTATTGAGCTGGCCGCCTCCCTGCGGGAAGTGAATGTGGAAGTGACCGTGATACAGCGTATCTCCCGCCTTATGGACCGCCAGCTTGATCCGCTGGGTAGTCAGCTCCTGCACGAGGAACTGACCGATAAAGGCATTGATATTTACTACAACGATGAAATAGAACGTTTCCTGGGCAGTCAGCAGATAGAAGGCATCCGCCTGAAGAGCGGCCTGATGATCAACTGCCAGGCCATTGTAATTGCCATCGGTACCGTACCCAATATTGAACTGGCCCGCGCCAGCGGACTGGATTGCAAGCGTGGTGTAGTAGTAGATGAGTACCTGCGCACCAACGACCCCAACGTGTATGCCATCGGTGAGATCGCAGAATTCAAAGGCTTCCTCTACGGCATTACGGCTGCCGCCGAACAACAGGCGGAAATTGTTGCCCGTTACCTGGCAGGCGATATTTCCAAATACTATGATGGTTCGCTGCTCATGAACATCCTGAAAATGCATGGCACCGACCTGGTCTCGCTGGGACTGGCTGAATGTCCTGCCGATCCTGGCTATGAAGAGGTAGTATTCATTGACAAGGCAAAACGTTATTACAAGAAATGTATCATCTACAATGACCGGCTGGTGGGCGCTATATTGATCGGCGATAAATCGGAGTTCCTGGAGTTCCGCGACCTGATACAGAACAAAATGGAACTAAGTGAGAAGCGTTTGCAGTTATTAAGGTCCGGCAAAAAAGCAGAAGCGGCCATTGGCAAGCTGGTGTGCAGTTGCGGTAATATTGGCGAAGGCAACATTGTGAACAAGATCAAAGAGGGATGCACGGAACTGAAAGCCTTGTGCCAGGCCAGCGGCGCGGGACTGGGCTGTGGAAGCTGCAGGCCGGAAGTGCAGGCTATACTGGAGAAGCAATTGCAAACGCAGGAAGCATTACCTATAACTGAGTAA
- a CDS encoding rubredoxin, with protein MKYTYTIKINFQGGIISPGDLLNILIAAGKAGITEVRFGLRQQLLFDVVNEDFPVLEEQLKQLDVEYEVDEDRHPNIVSSYPAEEVFINQTWLSEGVYKDIFDLVDYQPRLKINISDSNQSFTPLLTGNINWVASAQAQHFWHLFIRFPRTNVIYEWKEMVYTNDVARMSKHIENIILQHKELFYDNKQANGDDLFQRVRQESYITKTAEAPARLPGFNLPYYEGLNRYHDKYWLGIYRRDELFNIAFLKDICRLCLQTKIGQVCSTPWKSLIIKNITEKNRHLWNNLLARHQVNVRHAANELNFQVEDNCAAGLKLKRYLLKRLNNEDTRTFGICIGIKTRRKSEVFSSLLVRRRPLLTIAGIEMFFVYDILCAQNFNPNERTGFVFSSNNPKVLLAEQLRRAILLYYKQQLTDIVAQEKASVPKKEAVPAGEAKTLVYQCKHCLTIYDEAYGEPANGIPKGTSFAALPASYCCPVCEAGKNDFMVAGKPVLAVQGL; from the coding sequence ATGAAGTACACGTACACCATCAAGATCAATTTTCAGGGCGGCATCATCTCCCCCGGCGACCTGCTGAATATACTCATTGCAGCCGGCAAAGCCGGTATTACGGAAGTGCGGTTTGGCCTGCGTCAGCAATTGCTGTTTGATGTAGTCAATGAAGACTTCCCGGTATTGGAGGAGCAGTTGAAACAACTGGATGTGGAGTATGAAGTGGATGAAGACCGTCATCCCAATATTGTAAGCTCCTACCCTGCCGAAGAAGTATTCATCAACCAAACCTGGCTCAGTGAAGGGGTGTACAAAGACATCTTCGACCTGGTGGATTACCAGCCCCGGCTGAAGATCAATATTTCCGACAGCAACCAGAGCTTTACGCCTTTACTGACCGGCAATATCAACTGGGTGGCCTCCGCCCAGGCCCAGCACTTCTGGCACCTCTTTATCCGTTTCCCCCGTACCAACGTTATCTATGAGTGGAAGGAAATGGTATATACCAATGATGTGGCCCGGATGTCGAAACATATTGAAAACATCATCCTGCAGCATAAGGAGCTGTTTTATGACAACAAGCAGGCCAATGGCGACGACCTCTTTCAGCGGGTAAGACAGGAAAGTTATATCACCAAAACTGCGGAAGCGCCTGCCCGGCTGCCCGGCTTCAACCTACCCTATTATGAAGGATTGAACAGGTACCACGACAAGTATTGGCTCGGCATTTACCGGCGGGATGAGTTATTCAACATTGCTTTCCTGAAAGACATCTGCCGCCTGTGCCTGCAAACCAAGATCGGACAGGTATGTTCTACACCCTGGAAATCCCTGATCATTAAAAACATTACCGAGAAAAACCGTCACCTGTGGAATAACCTGCTGGCCCGTCACCAGGTGAATGTACGTCATGCAGCCAACGAGCTCAATTTCCAGGTAGAGGATAACTGTGCGGCCGGATTAAAGCTGAAGCGTTACCTGCTGAAGCGCCTGAACAATGAAGACACCCGCACCTTTGGCATTTGCATTGGCATTAAAACAAGACGCAAAAGTGAAGTATTCAGTAGCCTACTGGTAAGGCGCAGGCCCCTGCTTACCATTGCCGGTATAGAGATGTTCTTTGTATACGATATCTTATGCGCACAGAATTTCAATCCCAATGAGCGGACAGGTTTTGTATTCAGCAGCAACAACCCCAAGGTGTTGCTGGCAGAGCAATTGCGCCGGGCCATCCTCCTGTATTATAAGCAGCAGCTTACCGATATCGTGGCGCAGGAAAAAGCCAGCGTACCTAAAAAAGAAGCGGTTCCTGCCGGTGAAGCCAAAACACTGGTGTACCAGTGCAAGCACTGTCTTACCATCTATGATGAAGCTTATGGCGAGCCGGCCAATGGCATTCCCAAAGGGACTTCCTTTGCCGCCCTGCCGGCCAGCTATTGCTGTCCGGTATGCGAAGCAGGTAAGAACGACTTTATGGTTGCAGGAAAACCAGTTTTGGCGGTACAGGGTTTATAG
- a CDS encoding ABC transporter permease has protein sequence MKTLFSLKTLSSLLYFIAGIALVGGIWELISASTKNEIPSPRMTWVVFKEVMQNPFQDDPDYKGIGTKLLSSLGRVATGFGLGSLIAIPLGLVMGASKPVMNIINPIVQLLRPVSPLAWFPLGLAIFQDSPKASIFMIFICSLWPTLINTAFGVSHIPQDHKNVGKAFGFSTWKYITRIMLPYSFSHILTGLRLSIGVAWMVIVAGEMLSGGIGLGYFVWEEGFNGGSVAKILVAIIIIGIVGLLLDKLFMSLQKRFTYAS, from the coding sequence ATGAAAACTCTTTTTTCACTCAAAACACTATCCTCCCTGCTGTACTTTATAGCAGGGATAGCGCTGGTGGGTGGTATCTGGGAGCTGATTTCAGCTTCCACCAAAAATGAGATCCCTTCTCCGCGGATGACATGGGTTGTGTTCAAAGAAGTAATGCAAAACCCTTTCCAGGACGATCCGGATTACAAAGGCATCGGCACCAAGCTGCTGAGCTCACTGGGCCGTGTGGCCACCGGTTTTGGCCTGGGCAGTCTCATTGCTATCCCACTCGGCCTGGTGATGGGCGCCAGCAAACCCGTAATGAATATCATCAATCCTATTGTACAACTGTTAAGGCCCGTTTCACCACTGGCCTGGTTCCCGCTGGGGCTGGCCATTTTCCAGGACTCCCCCAAGGCCAGCATTTTTATGATCTTCATTTGCTCGCTGTGGCCCACCCTCATCAATACCGCCTTTGGCGTATCACATATTCCGCAAGATCATAAGAACGTAGGCAAGGCTTTTGGCTTCTCTACCTGGAAATACATCACCAGGATCATGTTGCCCTATAGCTTTTCGCATATCCTCACCGGGTTGCGGCTTTCCATCGGCGTGGCCTGGATGGTGATCGTGGCAGGGGAAATGCTCTCCGGCGGTATTGGCCTGGGGTATTTTGTATGGGAAGAAGGCTTTAATGGTGGCAGTGTGGCCAAGATACTGGTAGCCATCATCATCATTGGCATTGTGGGGCTGCTGCTCGATAAACTGTTTATGTCGCTGCAAAAGCGGTTCACGTATGCAAGCTGA
- a CDS encoding molybdenum cofactor guanylyltransferase, with amino-acid sequence MLGVVLSGGLSSRMGTDKGLMKLEAKTWAQTALDKLTTLQLPVVISVNATQYETYPAVFPAEQLVKDNEGLDIHGPLAGVLSVHVQYPQEDLLVLACDMPLMDPVIIEQLIIAYRNNEEEAYVFTNGGEPEPLCAIYTAKALAATLQRYHNRELSKHSMKFMLEHLVVHFIPLLPGQEKFFRNFNAHAELNGL; translated from the coding sequence ATGTTGGGCGTAGTATTATCCGGCGGGCTAAGTTCCCGCATGGGAACCGACAAAGGGCTGATGAAGCTGGAGGCGAAGACCTGGGCGCAAACAGCGCTGGATAAGCTCACCACTTTACAGCTTCCAGTGGTTATTTCTGTAAATGCCACACAATATGAAACCTACCCGGCTGTATTCCCCGCAGAACAATTGGTAAAGGATAATGAGGGCCTGGATATCCACGGACCACTGGCTGGTGTGCTGAGTGTGCATGTTCAATACCCCCAGGAAGACCTGCTGGTGCTGGCCTGCGATATGCCACTAATGGATCCGGTGATCATAGAACAATTGATTATAGCGTACAGGAATAACGAGGAAGAAGCCTATGTATTTACCAATGGTGGAGAGCCGGAACCGCTGTGCGCTATCTATACTGCCAAAGCATTGGCCGCCACCCTCCAACGCTACCATAATCGTGAACTGTCAAAGCATAGTATGAAGTTCATGCTGGAGCACCTGGTGGTCCATTTCATCCCTTTACTGCCAGGCCAGGAAAAGTTCTTCCGCAACTTTAATGCGCATGCGGAGTTGAATGGGTTGTAG
- a CDS encoding acyltransferase family protein: MPLTTLVAEPVPLPAVERKNLPPEPTRFNALTGFRCLAACLVFVYHNRKYWRDSLPVEVIRLLNEFHIGVSLFFVLSGFLIAYTYGEKPLQSPGAYWRYIGLRLARIMPLYWLILTCYYLDTPYSKGAFTPLTYSLAHAFSNAHNLDGLAQAWSLNVEMCFYGLAPLLCLLQRKHLLYLVTFLIALLAAAWAVGYTWHQVNGNPGKFFYPADFLLHSTFFGRSTEFLAGMLLAGAWKSGRTTFLKQLPHKTLIGIAGIFITCYTIGLFPKNIYQHGTDTLPGLLILLFILPVFTVISFAGLMEEKTWVQRFFASRVMVFLGNASFAFYLVHISYVNLKIKSWVLLPDRNFVLLWIVSIVLYIAVEKPIYQLCRRWLKPKTTTHSTPHAH; the protein is encoded by the coding sequence ATGCCCCTGACAACATTGGTGGCGGAACCTGTTCCACTACCTGCCGTAGAGAGAAAAAATCTGCCTCCAGAACCCACAAGGTTTAATGCGTTGACCGGTTTTCGTTGCCTGGCAGCCTGCCTGGTATTTGTTTACCACAACCGCAAATACTGGCGCGATAGCCTGCCTGTTGAAGTTATCCGCCTACTGAATGAATTCCATATTGGGGTTTCCCTCTTCTTTGTGCTTAGCGGTTTTCTCATCGCGTACACCTACGGAGAGAAGCCTTTACAATCTCCTGGCGCCTACTGGCGGTATATTGGGTTAAGACTTGCACGGATCATGCCTTTATACTGGCTCATTCTTACCTGCTATTATTTAGACACCCCTTATAGCAAGGGGGCCTTTACCCCACTTACCTATTCACTGGCACATGCCTTTTCCAACGCTCATAACCTGGATGGCCTGGCACAGGCCTGGTCGCTGAATGTAGAAATGTGTTTTTACGGGCTGGCGCCATTGCTATGCCTGCTTCAGCGCAAACACCTGTTGTACCTGGTTACTTTTTTAATTGCTTTATTGGCAGCAGCATGGGCCGTTGGCTATACCTGGCATCAGGTAAATGGCAATCCCGGAAAATTCTTCTACCCAGCCGACTTCCTCCTGCATTCCACTTTTTTCGGACGCAGTACGGAGTTTTTGGCGGGCATGTTGCTGGCGGGCGCCTGGAAAAGCGGCCGTACCACCTTCTTAAAGCAACTACCGCACAAAACCCTCATAGGTATAGCAGGTATTTTTATTACCTGTTATACCATAGGCCTTTTTCCAAAAAATATCTACCAGCATGGCACCGATACCCTGCCCGGCCTGCTCATCCTGTTGTTTATTTTGCCTGTATTTACCGTTATCTCCTTTGCCGGCCTGATGGAAGAAAAGACCTGGGTACAGCGTTTTTTTGCTTCCCGTGTAATGGTATTCTTAGGAAATGCTTCTTTTGCCTTTTATCTCGTACACATCAGTTATGTAAACCTGAAGATCAAATCCTGGGTATTGCTCCCCGACAGGAACTTTGTGTTATTATGGATAGTAAGTATAGTGCTGTATATAGCTGTGGAGAAACCCATTTACCAGCTCTGCCGCCGGTGGCTGAAACCCAAAACTACAACCCATTCAACTCCGCATGCGCATTAA
- a CDS encoding NarK family nitrate/nitrite MFS transporter — MALINNQPLEKLKVFSLKGVQMRTFHITWLTFFFCFFAWFGIAPLMPLVSEQLHLTKAQKGNIGIASVSATIIARLIVGRLCDVWGPRRTYTLLLILCAIPVMLIGLSQSYTSFLIFRLAIGVIGASFVLTQFHTSVMFAPNIKGTANAVAGGWGNTGGGATQIIMPLIAAGFVGLGWVSKENSWRLAMIVPGILLLIMAFLYFRYTKDTPQGNFEEIERNTGKKENTFLLAAKDYRTWILTIAYAACFGVEITVDNFAATYFHDEYSAGIIMAGLLASIFGWLNIFARAVGGIVSDKVGNRFGFNGKVNLLTILLLLEGIGIILFAKAGSLGAAIALLFFFGLCLKMANGATYSIVPFINPKAVGSVAGIVGAGGNVGAMAIGFLFKGMPYADAFFYLGTGVFVTGVIILIYRLVSKQEDKAEVAPALQRAK; from the coding sequence ATGGCTCTCATCAACAATCAACCGCTTGAAAAATTAAAGGTATTCTCCCTGAAGGGCGTACAGATGCGCACTTTTCACATTACCTGGCTCACTTTCTTCTTTTGTTTCTTTGCCTGGTTTGGTATTGCACCGTTAATGCCATTGGTAAGTGAACAACTGCATCTGACCAAAGCCCAAAAGGGAAATATCGGTATTGCCTCTGTATCAGCTACCATCATTGCCCGGCTCATCGTTGGCCGCCTTTGTGATGTATGGGGACCACGCAGGACCTATACCTTACTGCTGATACTGTGCGCCATCCCGGTGATGTTGATCGGATTAAGCCAAAGTTATACCAGCTTCCTCATCTTCCGCCTGGCCATTGGCGTCATCGGCGCTTCTTTTGTATTGACACAATTCCATACCTCTGTGATGTTCGCTCCCAATATCAAAGGCACTGCCAATGCAGTAGCCGGCGGATGGGGCAATACCGGTGGTGGTGCTACCCAGATCATTATGCCATTAATCGCAGCAGGTTTTGTGGGCCTGGGTTGGGTAAGCAAAGAGAATAGCTGGCGGTTGGCCATGATCGTTCCCGGCATCTTATTGCTGATAATGGCCTTCCTGTATTTCCGTTATACCAAGGATACACCACAAGGCAATTTTGAGGAGATAGAACGCAATACCGGCAAGAAAGAAAACACCTTCCTGCTGGCTGCCAAAGATTATCGTACCTGGATACTCACTATTGCGTATGCCGCCTGCTTCGGCGTGGAGATCACAGTGGATAATTTTGCCGCCACTTATTTCCACGACGAATACAGCGCCGGCATCATCATGGCGGGCCTGCTGGCCAGCATCTTCGGATGGCTCAACATTTTTGCACGTGCCGTAGGTGGTATTGTATCTGATAAAGTAGGCAACCGTTTTGGCTTTAATGGCAAAGTGAACCTGCTCACCATCCTGCTGTTGCTGGAAGGGATCGGCATCATCCTCTTTGCCAAAGCAGGCAGCCTGGGCGCCGCCATTGCCCTCCTGTTCTTCTTTGGTCTTTGCCTCAAGATGGCCAATGGTGCTACCTACAGCATTGTGCCGTTCATCAACCCCAAAGCAGTGGGCAGCGTAGCAGGTATTGTAGGCGCTGGTGGTAATGTGGGCGCTATGGCCATCGGCTTCCTGTTTAAAGGAATGCCTTATGCCGATGCCTTCTTTTACTTAGGTACAGGCGTATTTGTGACTGGTGTGATCATTTTAATCTATAGACTGGTAAGTAAGCAAGAAGATAAAGCTGAAGTGGCTCCGGCCTTGCAAAGAGCGAAATAA
- a CDS encoding ABC transporter ATP-binding protein: MSLPSIKPNSTDKLAAVDKEILNPVLNQDSIAVNNVTVGFKTPKGIYTAVQDISLTIKKGEIVSLIGHSGCGKSTLMGTISGMVKPTKGTVVANGNVVTSPGPDRGIVFQNYSLLPWLSVYKNIYEAVDAALKNKPAAEKKELVEKNLKMVNLWPHKDKLPGQLSGGMKQRVAIARAFAINPSILLLDEPFGALDALTKSNMHLELLKLWNLDNREKTIVMVTHDIEEAIFLSDRVVIMNNGPAATIKEIVDIPLPRPRNKKEIVHDPEYIRIHDKLLNLLIEKFSIDDIHA; the protein is encoded by the coding sequence ATGAGCCTTCCATCTATAAAACCTAACAGCACAGACAAACTGGCTGCCGTTGATAAAGAGATACTGAACCCGGTATTGAACCAGGACAGTATTGCCGTGAACAATGTGACCGTCGGTTTTAAAACACCCAAAGGCATTTATACGGCTGTACAGGATATTTCTTTAACGATCAAAAAAGGTGAGATCGTTTCGCTCATCGGTCACTCCGGCTGTGGCAAATCAACCCTTATGGGCACCATCAGCGGCATGGTGAAGCCCACTAAAGGAACGGTTGTAGCCAATGGGAATGTGGTAACAAGTCCTGGTCCCGACCGGGGCATCGTTTTCCAGAACTATTCCCTGCTGCCCTGGCTCAGTGTATATAAGAACATTTATGAAGCGGTAGACGCCGCCCTGAAGAACAAGCCGGCTGCGGAGAAAAAAGAGCTGGTGGAAAAGAACCTGAAGATGGTGAACCTCTGGCCACACAAGGATAAGTTGCCGGGACAATTATCGGGCGGAATGAAACAACGCGTGGCCATTGCCAGGGCTTTTGCCATCAATCCTTCCATCTTATTACTGGATGAACCATTCGGCGCGCTCGATGCACTCACCAAAAGCAATATGCACCTGGAATTATTGAAGTTGTGGAACCTCGACAACCGGGAGAAGACCATTGTAATGGTAACCCATGACATTGAAGAGGCCATCTTCTTATCGGACCGTGTGGTGATCATGAACAATGGCCCAGCCGCCACCATCAAGGAAATAGTGGATATACCACTGCCCCGCCCCAGGAATAAAAAGGAGATCGTGCATGACCCGGAATATATACGGATCCACGACAAGCTCCTGAACCTGCTGATAGAAAAATTCTCTATTGACGATATACATGCCTAA